Proteins encoded by one window of Aphidius gifuensis isolate YNYX2018 linkage group LG2, ASM1490517v1, whole genome shotgun sequence:
- the LOC122848754 gene encoding myb-like protein X isoform X1, which yields MSDMKTDTKKDTSVDDVSKDQASEEKVAAKNKRGGNKRQTTLEKVAAEGDAFAKGLNASAEVEGRRRTRSSARGLTPAPPTPIPAKKAKAEPTPKGTGRGRGRPKRQDKNNDIKNNDTDEEVTNNKNNDKHDEETSEKMEVDEPKKDEKNDIKENNDNKEIKEKNDVENEENNKNDVENDHKDVVDTKKPENNSNKDEKSTEEVDNSVIEKETSTATTTVTTTTSPTTTSPSSTTPTPTTTSTTPSSTPTSEEQKKNDDTVKDNCSETSKDKDVKDLPVEKSSTTEVTPETNTSNSTTDEKKE from the exons ATGTCGGATATGAAGACAGACACTAAGAAAGATACAAGTGTCGATGATGTGTCCAAG gACCAGGCATCAGAAGAGAAAGTAGcagcaaaaaataaacgtgGTGGCAACAAGCGACAAACGACCCTTGAAAAAGTTGCTGCTGAGGGTGATGCATTTGCCAAG GGATTAAATGCATCTGCTGAAGTTGAAGGTAGAAGACGTACTCGTAGCTCAGCTCGAGGTTTGACACCAGCACCACCAACTCCAATACCAGCTAAAAAAGCTAAAGCTGAACCAACACCAAAAGGTACAGGACGTGGTCGTGGTCGTCCAAAAagacaagataaaaataatgacattaaaaataatgatacagATGAAGaagttacaaataataaaaacaacgaCAAACATGATGAAGAAACGTCTGAAAAAATGGAGGTAGATGAGccaaaaaaagatgaaaaaaatgatattaaagaaaataatgataataaagaaataaaagaaaaaaatgatgttgaaaacgaagaaaacaacaaaaatgatGTTGAAAATGATCACAAAGATGTAGTTGATACTAAAAAAcctgaaaataattcaaacaagGATGAAAAATCAACGGAAGAAGTGGATAATTCagtaatagaaaaagaaacatcaacagcaacaacaacagtaaccacaacaacatcaccaactacaacatcaccatcatcaactacaccaacaccaacaacaacatcaacaacaccatcaTCAACGCCAACGAGTGaagaacaaaagaaaaatgatgataCTGTCAAGGATAATTGTTCAGAAACAAGTAAAGATAAAGATGTTAAAGATTTACCTgttgaaaaatcatcaacaactgAAGTAACACCAGAAACAAATACATCAAACTCGacaactgatgaaaaaaaagaataa
- the LOC122848752 gene encoding longitudinals lacking protein, isoforms H/M/V-like isoform X2 yields the protein MESGSDLPTAANYPDGDRQQFCVSWNSHQSNMHNAFPKLLSSEQFVDVTLACDGGSIKCHKVVLSACSDYLERLLLEIPCTHPIIFLRDMRMWELQALVEFMYRGEVYVEQQQLAKLMQAAEALQVRGLSSQQGHGNAPSESETAQSSTATSSTPSSPSKSQTMDNKLDDTTNNEMITSSSPPPSPLPPSSSSSSSSSHQPSQQQQQQQPQQQQQQQQQPQIPTTNFLDSSTTITPTIINNNHTTITPSTNNLPETPSSANTSDFVNIEHIEHNEALQHLEKALNSCEATMTEAPGMVKMEPDDTFIPQDKPYSISMVPTNNSSNCSTPNSPLLSIEGYQRRQRRSEAELKQASDMVVRGTTFQVASEKYNIPISTIRFYMDRKGILKRRKRGRGSANIGRRTDIH from the exons atggaAAGTGGTAGTGATTTGCCGACTGCGGCAAATTATCCTGATGGTGATCGTCAACAATTTTGTGTATCATGGAATTCACATCAATCAAATATGCACAATGCATTTCCAAAATTATTGAGTTCTGAGCAATTTGTTGATGTAACATTGGCATGTGATGGTGGCTCAATAAAATGTCATAAAGTTGTATTATCAGCATGCAGTGATTATTTGGAAAGATTATTACTTGAAATACCATGTACTcatccaataatatttttacgtgATATGCGTATGTGGGAATTACAGGCGCTTGTTGAATTTATGTATCGTGGTGAAGTTTATgtagaacaacaacaactagcTAAACTTATGCAAGCAGCTGAAGCACTTcag gTACGTGGATTATCAAGTCAGCAGGGACATGGTAATGCACCAAGTGAAAGTGAAACAGCACAAAGCTCAACAGCAACCTCATCAACACCATCAAGTCCATCAAAAAGTCAAACAATGGATAATAAACTTGATGATACAACTAACAACGAAATgataacatcatcatcaccaccaccatcaccattaccaccatcatcttcttcatcatcatcatcttcacaTCAACcatcacaacaacaacaacaacaacaaccacaacaacaacaacaacagcaacaacaaccacaaataccaacaacaaattttcttgatagttcaacaacaataacaccaacgataattaataataatcatacaaCAATAACaccatcaacaaataatttacctgAAACTCCATCATCAGCAAATACCTCAgattttgttaatattgaaCATATTGAACATAATGAAGCACTACAACATCTTGAAAAAGCACTTAATTCATGTGAAGCTACAATGACTGAGGCACCAGGTATGGTTAAAATGGAACCAGATGATACTTTTATACCACAGGACAAGCCTTATTCAATAAGTATGGTACCAACGAATAATTCAAGCAATTGTAGTACTCCAAACAGTCCATTACTCTCAATTGAAG gaTATCAAAGACGACAACGACGTTCAGAGGCTGAACTTAAACAAGCATCTGATATGGTTGTACGTGGCACGACGTTTCAAGTTGCTTCTGAAAAATACAACATTCCAATAAGCACAATACGTTTTTACATGGATCGAAAGGGTATCTTAAAAAGGCGAAAACGTGGACGTGGATCGGCAAATATAG GCCGAAGAACGGACATACACTAA
- the LOC122848751 gene encoding ankyrin repeat domain-containing protein 29-like isoform X1, which produces MLEHRTLFEVSYARLTLFRSNEMPTECISNPLQRELADSIIRMQSLDEIRILLACGAKPNDAVTQGLRPLHYAIWQKYTDAAQLLIVRGADIDATDECGYSALHLAAEHGYHDLVKLLIKAGAKVDHREDTNELFPRTMLCEEPLRLALRNRHIEVAKTLLEAGANPNKRYFFGSEINLISPLDLDCMELLLSFGAHPNTRDRAGLTPLMKAARLPQGIAAVLLLLSFGADVNAMADPRHDFRTVLHYAILGGDPTVINLLLKQGASLDLGSDYQKPTALDLAILKGDLSIVEMLLEAGANVNATSPIIGSPLHVACADNIPNRFGILCMLLERGADPNLVIRSDEGPALRPVLAEYVASNENPSIEVIQLLCSYGARVVIKTQFRDPHGILNSLQNTANKPRLLRALLEAAESFDPCMIKRSSSLTDAQRVLIMEAAKTPLPLTHQARLIVRKLCGNKLPKIVCRLQVPRTLHRYLLYDCN; this is translated from the exons ATGCTGGAACATCGTACTCTTTTTGAA gtATCTTATGCACGGTTAACATTGTTTCGATCAAACGAA ATGCCAACCGAGTGCATATCCAATCCTCTACAAAGAGAACTTGCTGATTCGATAATTCGAATGCAGTCGTTGGATgaaataagaatattattggCTTGTGGAGCTAAACCAAATGATGCTGTTACACAGGGACTTAGACCACTTCACTATGCAATATGGCAAAAATATACTGATGCAGCACAATTACTTATTGTACGTGGTGCTGATATTGATGCAACTGATGAATGTGGTTATTCAGCACTACATCTTGCTGCTGAACATGGATATCATGatcttgttaaattattaataaaagctGGTGCTAAAGTTGATCATCGTGAAGATACAAATGAACTTTTtccaag aacaaTGTTATGCGAGGAGCCATTACGTCTTGCCTTGAGAAATCGTCACATTGAAGTTGCTAAAACACTACTGGAAGCTGGCGCAAATCCAAATAaacgttatttttttggttcggaaattaatttaatatcaccATTGGATCTTGATTGTATGGaacttttattatcatttggaGCACATCCAAATACACGTGATCGTGCTGGTTTAACACCACTAATGAAAGCTGCACGTTTACCACAa ggTATTGCTGCTGTATTATTGCTGCTAAGTTTTGGTGCTGATGTTAATGCAATGGCTGATCCAAGACATGATTTTAGAACAGTTTTACACTATGCAATATTAGGTGGTGATCCaacagttattaatttattattgaaacaagGTGCTTCATTGGATCTTGGCTCAGATTATCAAAAACCAACAGCATTGGATCTTGCTATTCTCAAGGGTGATCTTTCAATTGTTGAAATGTTACTTGAAGCTG gtGCAAATGTCAATGCAACATCACCAATAATTGGCTCACCTTTACATGTTGCATGTGCTGATAATATACCAAATCGTTTTGGTATATTATGTATGCTACTTGAACGTGGAGCTGATCCAAATCTTGTTATACGAAGTGATGAAGGTCCAGCATTACGTCCAGTACTTGCTGAATATGTTGCATCAAATGAAAATCCATCAATTGAagttatacaattattatgtAGTTATGGTGCACGTGTTGTTATTAAAACACAATTTCGTGATCCACATGGTATATTAAATTCACTACAAAATACAGCAAATAAACCAAGATTATTAAGAGCACTTCTTGAAGCTGCTGAAAGTTTTGATCCATGTATGATTAAAAGATCAAGTAGTTTAACTGATGCACAAAGAGTACTTATTATGGAAGCTGCTAAAACACCATTACCATTAACACATCAAGCAAGATTAATTGTTAGAAAATTATGTGGTAATAAATTACCTAAAATTGTATGTAGATTACAAGTACCACGAACGTTACATCGTTATTTACTTTATGACTGTAACTAA
- the LOC122848752 gene encoding longitudinals lacking protein, isoforms H/M/V-like isoform X1 — MESGSDLPTAANYPDGDRQQFCVSWNSHQSNMHNAFPKLLSSEQFVDVTLACDGGSIKCHKVVLSACSDYLERLLLEIPCTHPIIFLRDMRMWELQALVEFMYRGEVYVEQQQLAKLMQAAEALQVRGLSSQQGHGNAPSESETAQSSTATSSTPSSPSKSQTMDNKLDDTTNNEMITSSSPPPSPLPPSSSSSSSSSHQPSQQQQQQQPQQQQQQQQQPQIPTTNFLDSSTTITPTIINNNHTTITPSTNNLPETPSSANTSDFVNIEHIEHNEALQHLEKALNSCEATMTEAPGMVKMEPDDTFIPQDKPYSISMVPTNNSSNCSTPNSPLLSIEGYQRRQRRSEAELKQASDMVVRGTTFQVASEKYNIPISTIRFYMDRKGILKRRKRGRGSANIGASMSQPSSSGSPPYHMMNYRMNESLNSSLQ; from the exons atggaAAGTGGTAGTGATTTGCCGACTGCGGCAAATTATCCTGATGGTGATCGTCAACAATTTTGTGTATCATGGAATTCACATCAATCAAATATGCACAATGCATTTCCAAAATTATTGAGTTCTGAGCAATTTGTTGATGTAACATTGGCATGTGATGGTGGCTCAATAAAATGTCATAAAGTTGTATTATCAGCATGCAGTGATTATTTGGAAAGATTATTACTTGAAATACCATGTACTcatccaataatatttttacgtgATATGCGTATGTGGGAATTACAGGCGCTTGTTGAATTTATGTATCGTGGTGAAGTTTATgtagaacaacaacaactagcTAAACTTATGCAAGCAGCTGAAGCACTTcag gTACGTGGATTATCAAGTCAGCAGGGACATGGTAATGCACCAAGTGAAAGTGAAACAGCACAAAGCTCAACAGCAACCTCATCAACACCATCAAGTCCATCAAAAAGTCAAACAATGGATAATAAACTTGATGATACAACTAACAACGAAATgataacatcatcatcaccaccaccatcaccattaccaccatcatcttcttcatcatcatcatcttcacaTCAACcatcacaacaacaacaacaacaacaaccacaacaacaacaacaacagcaacaacaaccacaaataccaacaacaaattttcttgatagttcaacaacaataacaccaacgataattaataataatcatacaaCAATAACaccatcaacaaataatttacctgAAACTCCATCATCAGCAAATACCTCAgattttgttaatattgaaCATATTGAACATAATGAAGCACTACAACATCTTGAAAAAGCACTTAATTCATGTGAAGCTACAATGACTGAGGCACCAGGTATGGTTAAAATGGAACCAGATGATACTTTTATACCACAGGACAAGCCTTATTCAATAAGTATGGTACCAACGAATAATTCAAGCAATTGTAGTACTCCAAACAGTCCATTACTCTCAATTGAAG gaTATCAAAGACGACAACGACGTTCAGAGGCTGAACTTAAACAAGCATCTGATATGGTTGTACGTGGCACGACGTTTCAAGTTGCTTCTGAAAAATACAACATTCCAATAAGCACAATACGTTTTTACATGGATCGAAAGGGTATCTTAAAAAGGCGAAAACGTGGACGTGGATCGGCAAATATAGGTGCGTCGATGAGTCAACCGAGTAGCTCGGGAAGTCCACCATATCATATGATGAATTATCGTATGAATGAGAGTTTAAACTCTAGTTTACAGTAG
- the LOC122848754 gene encoding probable serine/threonine-protein kinase DDB_G0288147 isoform X2 translates to MQTGLNASAEVEGRRRTRSSARGLTPAPPTPIPAKKAKAEPTPKGTGRGRGRPKRQDKNNDIKNNDTDEEVTNNKNNDKHDEETSEKMEVDEPKKDEKNDIKENNDNKEIKEKNDVENEENNKNDVENDHKDVVDTKKPENNSNKDEKSTEEVDNSVIEKETSTATTTVTTTTSPTTTSPSSTTPTPTTTSTTPSSTPTSEEQKKNDDTVKDNCSETSKDKDVKDLPVEKSSTTEVTPETNTSNSTTDEKKE, encoded by the exons ATGCAAACG GGATTAAATGCATCTGCTGAAGTTGAAGGTAGAAGACGTACTCGTAGCTCAGCTCGAGGTTTGACACCAGCACCACCAACTCCAATACCAGCTAAAAAAGCTAAAGCTGAACCAACACCAAAAGGTACAGGACGTGGTCGTGGTCGTCCAAAAagacaagataaaaataatgacattaaaaataatgatacagATGAAGaagttacaaataataaaaacaacgaCAAACATGATGAAGAAACGTCTGAAAAAATGGAGGTAGATGAGccaaaaaaagatgaaaaaaatgatattaaagaaaataatgataataaagaaataaaagaaaaaaatgatgttgaaaacgaagaaaacaacaaaaatgatGTTGAAAATGATCACAAAGATGTAGTTGATACTAAAAAAcctgaaaataattcaaacaagGATGAAAAATCAACGGAAGAAGTGGATAATTCagtaatagaaaaagaaacatcaacagcaacaacaacagtaaccacaacaacatcaccaactacaacatcaccatcatcaactacaccaacaccaacaacaacatcaacaacaccatcaTCAACGCCAACGAGTGaagaacaaaagaaaaatgatgataCTGTCAAGGATAATTGTTCAGAAACAAGTAAAGATAAAGATGTTAAAGATTTACCTgttgaaaaatcatcaacaactgAAGTAACACCAGAAACAAATACATCAAACTCGacaactgatgaaaaaaaagaataa
- the LOC122848751 gene encoding ankyrin repeat domain-containing protein 29-like isoform X3: MPTECISNPLQRELADSIIRMQSLDEIRILLACGAKPNDAVTQGLRPLHYAIWQKYTDAAQLLIVRGADIDATDECGYSALHLAAEHGYHDLVKLLIKAGAKVDHREDTNELFPRTMLCEEPLRLALRNRHIEVAKTLLEAGANPNKRYFFGSEINLISPLDLDCMELLLSFGAHPNTRDRAGLTPLMKAARLPQGIAAVLLLLSFGADVNAMADPRHDFRTVLHYAILGGDPTVINLLLKQGASLDLGSDYQKPTALDLAILKGDLSIVEMLLEAGANVNATSPIIGSPLHVACADNIPNRFGILCMLLERGADPNLVIRSDEGPALRPVLAEYVASNENPSIEVIQLLCSYGARVVIKTQFRDPHGILNSLQNTANKPRLLRALLEAAESFDPCMIKRSSSLTDAQRVLIMEAAKTPLPLTHQARLIVRKLCGNKLPKIVCRLQVPRTLHRYLLYDCN, from the exons ATGCCAACCGAGTGCATATCCAATCCTCTACAAAGAGAACTTGCTGATTCGATAATTCGAATGCAGTCGTTGGATgaaataagaatattattggCTTGTGGAGCTAAACCAAATGATGCTGTTACACAGGGACTTAGACCACTTCACTATGCAATATGGCAAAAATATACTGATGCAGCACAATTACTTATTGTACGTGGTGCTGATATTGATGCAACTGATGAATGTGGTTATTCAGCACTACATCTTGCTGCTGAACATGGATATCATGatcttgttaaattattaataaaagctGGTGCTAAAGTTGATCATCGTGAAGATACAAATGAACTTTTtccaag aacaaTGTTATGCGAGGAGCCATTACGTCTTGCCTTGAGAAATCGTCACATTGAAGTTGCTAAAACACTACTGGAAGCTGGCGCAAATCCAAATAaacgttatttttttggttcggaaattaatttaatatcaccATTGGATCTTGATTGTATGGaacttttattatcatttggaGCACATCCAAATACACGTGATCGTGCTGGTTTAACACCACTAATGAAAGCTGCACGTTTACCACAa ggTATTGCTGCTGTATTATTGCTGCTAAGTTTTGGTGCTGATGTTAATGCAATGGCTGATCCAAGACATGATTTTAGAACAGTTTTACACTATGCAATATTAGGTGGTGATCCaacagttattaatttattattgaaacaagGTGCTTCATTGGATCTTGGCTCAGATTATCAAAAACCAACAGCATTGGATCTTGCTATTCTCAAGGGTGATCTTTCAATTGTTGAAATGTTACTTGAAGCTG gtGCAAATGTCAATGCAACATCACCAATAATTGGCTCACCTTTACATGTTGCATGTGCTGATAATATACCAAATCGTTTTGGTATATTATGTATGCTACTTGAACGTGGAGCTGATCCAAATCTTGTTATACGAAGTGATGAAGGTCCAGCATTACGTCCAGTACTTGCTGAATATGTTGCATCAAATGAAAATCCATCAATTGAagttatacaattattatgtAGTTATGGTGCACGTGTTGTTATTAAAACACAATTTCGTGATCCACATGGTATATTAAATTCACTACAAAATACAGCAAATAAACCAAGATTATTAAGAGCACTTCTTGAAGCTGCTGAAAGTTTTGATCCATGTATGATTAAAAGATCAAGTAGTTTAACTGATGCACAAAGAGTACTTATTATGGAAGCTGCTAAAACACCATTACCATTAACACATCAAGCAAGATTAATTGTTAGAAAATTATGTGGTAATAAATTACCTAAAATTGTATGTAGATTACAAGTACCACGAACGTTACATCGTTATTTACTTTATGACTGTAACTAA
- the LOC122848751 gene encoding ankyrin repeat domain-containing protein 29-like isoform X2 — translation MLEHRTLFEMPTECISNPLQRELADSIIRMQSLDEIRILLACGAKPNDAVTQGLRPLHYAIWQKYTDAAQLLIVRGADIDATDECGYSALHLAAEHGYHDLVKLLIKAGAKVDHREDTNELFPRTMLCEEPLRLALRNRHIEVAKTLLEAGANPNKRYFFGSEINLISPLDLDCMELLLSFGAHPNTRDRAGLTPLMKAARLPQGIAAVLLLLSFGADVNAMADPRHDFRTVLHYAILGGDPTVINLLLKQGASLDLGSDYQKPTALDLAILKGDLSIVEMLLEAGANVNATSPIIGSPLHVACADNIPNRFGILCMLLERGADPNLVIRSDEGPALRPVLAEYVASNENPSIEVIQLLCSYGARVVIKTQFRDPHGILNSLQNTANKPRLLRALLEAAESFDPCMIKRSSSLTDAQRVLIMEAAKTPLPLTHQARLIVRKLCGNKLPKIVCRLQVPRTLHRYLLYDCN, via the exons ATGCTGGAACATCGTACTCTTTTTGAA ATGCCAACCGAGTGCATATCCAATCCTCTACAAAGAGAACTTGCTGATTCGATAATTCGAATGCAGTCGTTGGATgaaataagaatattattggCTTGTGGAGCTAAACCAAATGATGCTGTTACACAGGGACTTAGACCACTTCACTATGCAATATGGCAAAAATATACTGATGCAGCACAATTACTTATTGTACGTGGTGCTGATATTGATGCAACTGATGAATGTGGTTATTCAGCACTACATCTTGCTGCTGAACATGGATATCATGatcttgttaaattattaataaaagctGGTGCTAAAGTTGATCATCGTGAAGATACAAATGAACTTTTtccaag aacaaTGTTATGCGAGGAGCCATTACGTCTTGCCTTGAGAAATCGTCACATTGAAGTTGCTAAAACACTACTGGAAGCTGGCGCAAATCCAAATAaacgttatttttttggttcggaaattaatttaatatcaccATTGGATCTTGATTGTATGGaacttttattatcatttggaGCACATCCAAATACACGTGATCGTGCTGGTTTAACACCACTAATGAAAGCTGCACGTTTACCACAa ggTATTGCTGCTGTATTATTGCTGCTAAGTTTTGGTGCTGATGTTAATGCAATGGCTGATCCAAGACATGATTTTAGAACAGTTTTACACTATGCAATATTAGGTGGTGATCCaacagttattaatttattattgaaacaagGTGCTTCATTGGATCTTGGCTCAGATTATCAAAAACCAACAGCATTGGATCTTGCTATTCTCAAGGGTGATCTTTCAATTGTTGAAATGTTACTTGAAGCTG gtGCAAATGTCAATGCAACATCACCAATAATTGGCTCACCTTTACATGTTGCATGTGCTGATAATATACCAAATCGTTTTGGTATATTATGTATGCTACTTGAACGTGGAGCTGATCCAAATCTTGTTATACGAAGTGATGAAGGTCCAGCATTACGTCCAGTACTTGCTGAATATGTTGCATCAAATGAAAATCCATCAATTGAagttatacaattattatgtAGTTATGGTGCACGTGTTGTTATTAAAACACAATTTCGTGATCCACATGGTATATTAAATTCACTACAAAATACAGCAAATAAACCAAGATTATTAAGAGCACTTCTTGAAGCTGCTGAAAGTTTTGATCCATGTATGATTAAAAGATCAAGTAGTTTAACTGATGCACAAAGAGTACTTATTATGGAAGCTGCTAAAACACCATTACCATTAACACATCAAGCAAGATTAATTGTTAGAAAATTATGTGGTAATAAATTACCTAAAATTGTATGTAGATTACAAGTACCACGAACGTTACATCGTTATTTACTTTATGACTGTAACTAA
- the LOC122848755 gene encoding DNA-directed RNA polymerase II subunit RPB9 produces MSARLAGYDSHNDGPGFVGIRFCQECNNMLYPKEDKVKKVLMYACRNCDYQQCADSTCIYVNKIMHEIDELTHIVADVISDPTLPRTEEHHCPECSHHEAVFFQAQTRRAEEEMRLYYVCTNQHCCHRWTE; encoded by the exons atgtcggCTAGACTTGCTGGTTATGATTCACATAATGATGGTCCTGGTTTTGTTGGTATAAGATTTTGTCAAGAATGCAATAATATGTTGTATCCAAAAGAggataaagtaaaaaaagttcTCATGTATGca tgtaGAAATTGTGATTATCAACAATGTGCTGACAGTACTTGTATTTATGTCAACAAAATTATGCACGAAATTGA TGAATTGACACATATTGTTGCTGATGTTATTTCGGATCCAACATTACCAAGAACAGAAGAACATCATTGTCCAGAATGTTCACATCATGAAGCTGTTTTCTTCCAGGCTCAAACACGAAGAGCTGAAGAAGAAATGAGACTTTATTATGTTTGTACAAATCAACATTGCTGTCATCGTTGGacagaataa